A region of Spiroplasma endosymbiont of Crioceris asparagi DNA encodes the following proteins:
- a CDS encoding tRNA (cytidine(34)-2'-O)-methyltransferase: protein MRKINVILYEPEIVNNVGSIMRTCALTNVRLHLIEPFGFIFDKRNFARSSANTFEGCEYVLYDDWNDFCNKNKQIKLFCLTRYGKKPLSDNNFTKVNDEIFIMFGRESTGIPKDILKANIDNCFRLPMVKEGRSLNVSNTVAICIYEVLRQWDYMDLSKVEVEKGEDYLLK, encoded by the coding sequence ATGAGAAAAATTAATGTTATTTTATATGAACCAGAAATTGTTAATAATGTTGGTTCTATTATGCGAACATGCGCATTAACAAATGTAAGACTTCATTTAATCGAACCATTTGGTTTTATATTTGACAAAAGAAATTTTGCAAGAAGCAGTGCAAATACTTTTGAGGGATGTGAATATGTTTTATATGATGATTGAAATGATTTTTGTAATAAAAATAAACAAATTAAATTATTTTGTTTAACTAGATATGGCAAAAAACCTTTATCAGATAATAATTTCACAAAAGTTAATGATGAAATATTTATTATGTTTGGAAGAGAGTCAACAGGTATTCCAAAAGATATTTTAAAAGCCAATATTGATAATTGTTTTAGATTACCAATGGTAAAAGAGGGTAGAAGTTTAAATGTTTCCAATACTGTTGCTATTTGTATATATGAAGTACTAAGACAATGAGATTATATGGATTTATCAAAAGTTGAAGTTGAAAAGGGTGAAGACTATTTATTAAAATAA
- a CDS encoding DxFTY motif-containing membrane protein has translation MRTWITRICFETKESIDEKTDFFLMTFWILISSLIPGIIIWLTIGYDFNLTTLTHKNITRALVTIGYIFWVYLSCILFYIFALIKSEMFMFNTGFVLIIITVIFSKPLVDNMLSNSSHKETIELIIRFIVAIFMGIVGIICGAVFHWFLLNREFKIKEWYENKYNLLLNNSSEISQKDKKRIEKINLKIQKINTEQELKLLKNEQKLKLVDEKLNKHLDKVSKINQKLDEKEKKAKEKEKDIKF, from the coding sequence ATGAGAACTTGAATCACGAGAATTTGTTTTGAAACAAAAGAATCCATTGATGAAAAAACAGATTTTTTTTTAATGACATTTTGAATACTTATATCATCTCTAATTCCTGGAATAATTATTTGATTAACAATTGGGTACGATTTTAATTTAACTACATTAACACACAAAAATATAACTAGAGCATTAGTAACAATCGGATATATTTTTTGAGTTTATTTAAGCTGCATTTTGTTTTATATCTTTGCATTGATCAAATCAGAAATGTTTATGTTTAATACGGGTTTTGTTTTAATTATTATTACAGTTATTTTTTCAAAACCATTAGTTGATAATATGCTTTCTAATTCTAGTCACAAAGAAACAATAGAATTAATTATTAGATTTATAGTTGCAATTTTTATGGGTATAGTTGGAATTATTTGTGGTGCTGTTTTTCACTGATTTCTATTAAATAGAGAATTTAAAATTAAAGAATGATATGAAAACAAATATAATCTTTTGTTAAATAACTCTAGTGAAATTTCTCAAAAAGATAAAAAAAGAATTGAAAAAATAAATTTAAAAATTCAAAAAATAAATACAGAACAAGAATTAAAACTTTTAAAAAATGAGCAAAAATTAAAATTAGTGGATGAAAAACTTAATAAGCATTTAGATAAAGTTTCTAAAATAAATCAAAAACTTGATGAAAAAGAAAAAAAAGCTAAAGAAAAAGAAAAAGATATTAAATTCTAG
- the rpsO gene encoding 30S ribosomal protein S15 has protein sequence MVTKTQKESVIKKYGNSAKDSGSAEVQISILTLHIANLSEHLKIHKKDITSKRSLLKKVAQRRRLLNFLLRNDVKRYKAIIEKLKIRK, from the coding sequence ATGGTAACTAAAACACAAAAAGAAAGTGTTATTAAAAAATATGGAAATAGTGCTAAAGATTCAGGAAGTGCAGAAGTTCAAATTTCAATTTTAACTTTACATATTGCTAATCTTTCAGAACATTTAAAAATCCATAAAAAAGACATTACTTCAAAAAGAAGTTTATTAAAAAAAGTTGCTCAAAGAAGAAGATTATTAAATTTCTTATTAAGAAATGATGTAAAACGCTATAAAGCAATAATTGAAAAACTAAAAATTAGAAAATAA